A window of Corallococcus macrosporus DSM 14697 contains these coding sequences:
- a CDS encoding acyl-CoA dehydrogenase, giving the protein MTTAPRPNPLLSDRDVDFQLYEVLDATALCALPAFAEHSRDTFTLLVDSTRRFSREVLYPTYRAMDAQPPSFRDGRVHVHPLMRELYPRLVELGLLTATRPADVGGQQLPLTVHAVSTAYLMAANLSVYAWLGLTLGAAHLLEVFGTPEVKAAFMAPMYRGEWTGTMALTEPQAGSSLADVRTRATPAPDGTWRIQGSKTFISGADQDFSENVVHLTLARIEGAEDGAKGISLFAVPARRPQGGALVDNDVRVAGVIHKIGWKGIPSLALNYGESGDCHGWLVGPPGRGLACMFQMMNEARIMVGMNGVATATVAYHEAVAYARERPQGRPAGLRDASRPQTPIIEHADVRRMLLRQKAIVEGGLSLLLAASYQADLAEHAPDEAARRRAGLLVDLLTPVAKSFPAERGFESNALAVQVHGGYGYSSEYLPEAWLRDQKLNSIHEGTTGIQGLDLLGRKVVAGGGAALRAFAEEVGTTVARARAAGLAPEWREALEQALAETTGVVAELGTRGMSGEVELMLRHSADFLELFGVLAVAWRWLAQAAAAKEALTRGEPGRDFYEGKLAAAQYWFAVELPRVPLLARLCRTGEDSYARMRPEWF; this is encoded by the coding sequence ATGACGACCGCGCCCCGCCCCAATCCGCTGTTGTCGGACCGCGACGTGGACTTCCAGCTCTACGAGGTGCTGGACGCCACCGCGCTGTGTGCCCTGCCCGCGTTCGCGGAGCACTCCCGGGACACCTTCACCCTGCTGGTGGACAGCACGCGCCGCTTCTCCCGCGAGGTGCTCTACCCCACCTACCGCGCCATGGACGCCCAGCCCCCGTCCTTCCGCGACGGCCGCGTCCACGTCCACCCGCTGATGCGCGAGCTGTACCCGCGCCTGGTGGAGCTGGGCCTGCTCACCGCCACCCGCCCGGCCGACGTCGGCGGGCAGCAGCTCCCGCTCACCGTGCACGCGGTGTCCACCGCCTATCTCATGGCGGCCAACCTGAGCGTCTACGCGTGGCTGGGCCTGACGCTGGGCGCGGCGCACCTGCTGGAGGTGTTCGGCACGCCCGAGGTGAAGGCGGCCTTCATGGCGCCCATGTACCGGGGCGAATGGACGGGCACCATGGCCCTCACCGAGCCGCAGGCGGGCAGCAGCCTCGCGGACGTGCGGACGCGCGCCACGCCCGCGCCGGATGGCACCTGGCGCATCCAGGGCTCGAAAACCTTCATCAGCGGCGCGGACCAGGACTTCAGCGAGAACGTGGTGCACCTGACGCTGGCGCGCATCGAGGGCGCGGAGGACGGGGCGAAGGGCATCTCCCTCTTCGCGGTGCCCGCGCGGCGGCCGCAAGGGGGCGCGCTGGTGGACAACGACGTCCGGGTGGCGGGCGTCATCCACAAGATTGGCTGGAAGGGCATCCCCAGCCTCGCCCTCAACTACGGCGAGTCCGGTGACTGCCACGGCTGGCTGGTGGGGCCGCCCGGGCGCGGCCTGGCGTGCATGTTCCAGATGATGAACGAGGCGCGCATCATGGTGGGCATGAACGGGGTGGCCACCGCGACGGTGGCGTATCACGAGGCCGTGGCCTACGCGCGCGAGCGTCCCCAGGGCCGCCCCGCCGGCCTCCGCGACGCCTCGCGGCCGCAGACGCCCATCATCGAACACGCGGACGTCCGGCGGATGCTGCTGCGGCAGAAGGCCATCGTCGAAGGGGGCCTGTCGCTGCTGCTGGCCGCGTCGTACCAGGCGGACCTGGCGGAGCACGCGCCGGACGAGGCCGCGCGTCGGCGCGCGGGCCTGCTGGTGGACCTGCTGACGCCGGTGGCGAAGTCCTTCCCCGCCGAGCGCGGCTTCGAGAGCAACGCGCTCGCGGTGCAGGTGCACGGCGGCTACGGCTACTCCAGCGAATACCTGCCAGAGGCCTGGCTGAGGGACCAGAAGCTCAACAGCATCCACGAGGGCACCACCGGCATCCAGGGCCTGGATTTGCTGGGGCGCAAGGTGGTGGCCGGCGGCGGCGCGGCGCTTCGAGCCTTCGCGGAGGAGGTGGGCACCACGGTGGCGCGGGCGCGCGCCGCGGGCCTGGCGCCGGAGTGGCGCGAGGCGCTCGAACAGGCGCTGGCGGAGACCACTGGCGTGGTGGCGGAGCTGGGCACGCGCGGCATGTCCGGCGAGGTGGAGCTGATGCTGCGCCACAGCGCGGACTTCCTGGAGCTGTTCGGTGTGCTCGCGGTGGCGTGGCGCTGGCTGGCCCAGGCCGCGGCGGCGAAGGAGGCCCTGACGCGCGGCGAGCCTGGGCGTGACTTCTACGAGGGCAAGCTGGCGGCGGCGCAGTACTGGTTCGCGGTGGAGCTGCCCCGCGTGCCGCTGCTGGCCCGGCTCTGCCGGACAGGCGAGGACTCCTACGCGCGCATGCGCCCGGAATGGTTCTGA
- a CDS encoding PAS domain-containing protein, whose protein sequence is MTHPLSSPPEAAPESPSRPSPVPALPGVDAFPQLVWVARADGHHEYYNARWYAYTGLTPEASRGGGWRRAFHPEDLEEADRRWAHALRTGEPYEVEYRCRRHDGVWRWHLGRAHPLRDDSGRIIQWFGTCTDIEEQKRATESMRLLAEAGALLSSSSLDYASTLAALTRLVVPSLADWCAIEIAYEDGSTRQVGVAHVDPEKARYAEELRVRYPPRHEDPSGVLSVIRTGEPVVMPDIPDAVLVAGARDAEHLRIARELGLRSALLLPLKARGRTIGALSLVQAESGRRFSQADVLLGTQLAERAAVALDNARLIKEAQRLELRFRSVVTASTQAIWVTRPDGDISEDSPSWRAFTGMTYAQWRGHGWLSAVHPEDRDAAARGWFAAVEQRRPYEAEYRLIRPDGHYTPVRVRGVPVLNPDGGVREWVGTTTDISAQREVEAAARRVEREAAARRLEALRAEVSLALAREGSVPEILQDCASALVTHLGAKTARLWLYARDTNTLELAGNAGPTAPPRDKWMRVRVDGLGMVSEVARLRAQLRVDDLRDDPRVLDRAWLDATGVRSFAGMPLMVGGQLVGVLGVYRGAPLGEDAVAALAAVSDAIAQGVERRRAEEVLQQHAQELARSNEELQQFAYVASHDLQEPLRMVASYTQLLGRRYKGRLDADADEFIHYAVDGVNRMQRLIQDLLAYSRVGTRGRDARPCDAGRALDRAAANLRVAIQETHASVEYGPLPVVLADETQLTQLFQNLVGNALKFHGAAPPRVRVSAAPQGDEVRFTVRDSGIGIAPEYFERIFVIFQRLHGKEEYPGTGIGLAICKKIVERHGGRIGVESQPGEGTAFWFTLPAAPSHPES, encoded by the coding sequence ATGACGCACCCCCTCAGCAGTCCTCCGGAGGCGGCCCCGGAGTCCCCCTCGCGCCCGAGCCCGGTGCCGGCGCTCCCCGGAGTGGACGCCTTCCCGCAGCTCGTCTGGGTCGCCCGGGCGGACGGCCATCACGAGTACTACAACGCGCGTTGGTACGCCTACACGGGCCTCACGCCCGAGGCGTCGCGGGGCGGGGGCTGGCGGCGGGCCTTCCACCCGGAGGACCTGGAGGAGGCGGATCGCCGCTGGGCGCACGCCCTGCGCACCGGTGAACCCTATGAGGTGGAGTACCGCTGCCGCCGCCATGACGGGGTGTGGCGCTGGCACCTGGGGCGGGCGCACCCGCTGCGGGACGACAGCGGACGCATCATCCAGTGGTTCGGCACCTGCACGGACATCGAGGAGCAGAAGCGAGCCACGGAGTCCATGCGCCTGCTGGCCGAGGCGGGCGCGCTGCTGTCCTCGTCCTCGCTGGACTACGCGTCCACGCTCGCGGCGCTGACGCGGCTGGTGGTGCCGTCGCTCGCGGACTGGTGCGCCATTGAAATCGCCTACGAGGACGGCTCCACGCGCCAGGTGGGCGTGGCGCATGTGGACCCGGAGAAGGCGCGCTACGCGGAGGAGCTGCGCGTGCGCTACCCGCCGCGCCACGAGGACCCCTCGGGCGTGCTGTCCGTCATCCGCACCGGTGAGCCCGTGGTGATGCCGGACATCCCGGACGCGGTGCTGGTGGCCGGCGCGCGCGACGCGGAGCACCTGCGCATCGCGCGGGAGCTGGGCCTGCGCTCGGCCCTGCTGCTGCCGCTGAAGGCGCGCGGGCGCACCATTGGCGCGCTGTCGTTGGTGCAGGCGGAGTCCGGCCGGCGCTTCTCGCAAGCGGACGTCCTGCTGGGCACGCAGCTCGCCGAGCGCGCCGCAGTGGCGTTGGACAACGCCCGGCTCATCAAGGAGGCGCAGCGCCTGGAGCTGCGCTTCCGCTCGGTGGTCACCGCCTCCACCCAGGCCATCTGGGTGACGCGGCCGGACGGCGACATCTCGGAGGACAGTCCGTCCTGGCGCGCCTTCACCGGAATGACGTACGCGCAGTGGCGGGGCCACGGCTGGCTGTCGGCCGTGCACCCGGAGGACCGGGACGCGGCGGCGCGGGGCTGGTTCGCCGCGGTGGAGCAGCGCCGCCCCTACGAAGCGGAGTACCGCCTCATCCGCCCGGACGGCCACTACACCCCGGTGCGCGTGCGCGGGGTGCCGGTGCTCAACCCGGACGGCGGCGTGCGGGAGTGGGTGGGCACCACCACGGACATCTCCGCCCAGCGCGAGGTGGAGGCCGCCGCCCGCCGCGTGGAGCGCGAGGCGGCCGCCCGCCGGCTGGAGGCGCTGCGCGCGGAGGTGAGCCTGGCCCTGGCGCGCGAGGGCAGCGTCCCGGAGATTCTCCAGGACTGCGCCAGCGCCCTGGTGACCCACCTGGGCGCGAAGACGGCGCGGCTGTGGCTGTACGCGCGTGACACCAACACCCTGGAGCTGGCGGGCAACGCGGGCCCCACCGCGCCCCCGCGCGACAAGTGGATGCGGGTCCGGGTGGACGGCCTGGGCATGGTGAGCGAGGTCGCGCGCCTGCGCGCCCAGCTCCGCGTGGACGACCTGCGGGACGACCCTCGCGTCCTGGACCGGGCCTGGTTGGACGCGACGGGCGTCCGCTCGTTCGCGGGCATGCCGCTGATGGTGGGCGGGCAGCTCGTGGGGGTGCTGGGCGTCTACCGCGGCGCCCCCCTGGGCGAGGACGCGGTGGCGGCGCTGGCGGCGGTGTCGGACGCCATCGCCCAGGGCGTGGAGCGGCGGCGCGCCGAGGAGGTCCTCCAGCAGCACGCCCAGGAGCTGGCCCGCTCCAACGAGGAGCTCCAGCAGTTCGCCTACGTGGCCTCGCATGACCTGCAGGAGCCGCTGCGCATGGTGGCCAGCTACACCCAGCTCCTGGGCCGGCGCTACAAGGGCAGGCTGGACGCGGACGCGGATGAGTTCATCCATTACGCCGTGGACGGCGTGAACCGCATGCAGCGGCTCATCCAGGACCTGCTGGCCTATTCGCGGGTGGGCACGCGGGGCCGGGACGCGCGCCCCTGTGACGCGGGCAGGGCGTTGGACAGGGCGGCCGCCAATCTCCGGGTCGCCATCCAGGAGACACACGCCTCGGTGGAGTACGGGCCGCTGCCGGTGGTGCTGGCGGACGAGACGCAGCTCACCCAGTTGTTCCAGAATCTGGTGGGCAACGCGCTCAAGTTCCACGGGGCCGCGCCGCCCCGGGTCCGGGTGAGCGCGGCGCCCCAGGGAGACGAGGTCCGCTTCACGGTGCGCGACTCGGGCATTGGCATTGCCCCCGAGTATTTCGAGCGCATCTTCGTCATCTTCCAGCGGCTTCACGGTAAGGAGGAGTACCCGGGCACGGGGATTGGCCTGGCCATCTGCAAGAAGATCGTCGAGCGCCATGGAGGCCGTATCGGCGTGGAATCCCAGCCTGGCGAAGGCACGGCCTTCTGGTTCACCTTGCCCGCCGCGCCGTCCCATCCGGAGTCTTGA
- a CDS encoding response regulator, translating to MSHDATGSPIEILLVEDNPGDVRLTIEALKEGKVHNRLSVARDGVEALAFLRREGVHAGAARPDLILLDLNLPRKDGREVLAEIKEDPGLRRIPVVVLTTSKAEEDIVRTYDLHANCYIAKPVDLEQFISVVRSIDDFWLSVVRLPPKPEAS from the coding sequence ATGAGCCACGACGCGACTGGCAGCCCGATTGAAATCCTCCTGGTGGAAGACAACCCGGGCGACGTGCGGCTGACCATCGAGGCACTCAAGGAGGGCAAGGTGCACAACCGCCTGTCGGTGGCGCGTGACGGCGTGGAGGCGCTGGCCTTCCTCCGCCGCGAAGGCGTGCACGCGGGCGCGGCCCGGCCCGACCTCATCCTGCTGGACCTCAACCTGCCCCGGAAGGACGGGCGCGAGGTGCTGGCGGAAATCAAGGAGGACCCGGGCCTGCGCCGCATCCCCGTGGTGGTGCTCACCACCTCCAAGGCGGAGGAGGACATCGTGCGCACCTATGACTTGCACGCCAACTGCTACATCGCCAAGCCGGTGGACCTGGAGCAGTTCATCTCCGTGGTGCGCTCCATCGACGACTTCTGGCTGTCCGTCGTCAGGCTGCCCCCCAAGCCCGAGGCTTCATGA